Proteins encoded together in one Actinomycetota bacterium window:
- a CDS encoding adenylate/guanylate cyclase domain-containing protein, whose product MTGCPVCGASNPAGARFCNACGARVGGAEQGAATGERRVVTMLFCDVRGSTSMAENLDPEEWTDVMNAAFEHLIAPVYHYEGTVARLMGDAILAFFGAPTAHEDDPQRAVMAGLEIVASTRPFRERVAAERGFDLDVRVGINTGPVVVGDVGSELRQEYSAMGDAVNVAARMEQTADPGTVRIAEDTYRLVADLFDVEPLGEVELKGKRQPVRSYRVLRRRAGAWKTRATRSLRAPLVGRDHEMAVVRSAIDEARRAGQGRVVLLVGEPGIGKSRIVEEANAIWSARHPGDDRRWDLWQCVPFDAMQPYAQYRRIFRERAGILDADPPDAVRTKIDSFLSTAPERWRERNGRVARALLGVERDDETRLEGEEFKREATEVLVGSSRARTGPRFIVFEDLHWCDHASLELARETTHIVEDLPCVLLVTFRPDREAPSWAFKEWVETALPERTTLLEFEPLTQEQSGELVDSLLPVAAFPDVVRRRILDKTEGNPLFVEEVARSLLDRGAIADGSWALADVAAEFAIPDSVQSLITVGLDRLPEGARRTLQTAAVIGRTFDVDVLGAVADADGELPGHLRELERRDLIRATADAPRREYMFRHALTHEAAYGSLLLKNRRAVHRRVAEALEAANPERVDEVAPLLAHHFAEAGDDDATLRYAEIAADAAARLYANDDAERHYRVAIDAAKRSDAGTSLLTSLFGRRGGTLELAGRYDDAIENYEEMREIGRAAGDEAMVLAANGSFALLYSTVTPKFDPERGLHMSEENVAVARRLGDRVAEARSLWNILVASIYGRGDPARAVEAGEASLAIARELDVRDQIAFTLNDLSRAYLSVDDFPSAAARLAEARKLFEELGNRVMLCENVSLASSTLMLQGHLDLALEQADAALTIAEEVGNDWGRSFSRIVRYRALLDRGDLGPAIGEMERSIEAGERGGFGYAAIGPPSELAMVLAYLGHAERGLELADRALEISRERLPGATVIPEIARAHVLLALGRRAEAAEAIGKEAEFTVEPDRTIVTAAGTLVRSRLALASGDVADAERRATWLLDHLHRRGVEVFVADALLQLARAQLAAGARDAAGRTLGEARERAERLGERRALWEILALTADLRDGDGETDAASEVRSSALAIVEEIAAGVGPELRSSFLARADVVALRATTPVS is encoded by the coding sequence ATGACGGGATGTCCGGTGTGCGGCGCGAGCAACCCGGCCGGCGCGAGGTTCTGCAACGCGTGCGGTGCCCGGGTCGGTGGCGCCGAGCAGGGCGCCGCAACCGGTGAGCGTCGCGTCGTCACGATGCTCTTCTGCGACGTCCGCGGGTCCACGTCGATGGCCGAGAATCTCGATCCCGAAGAGTGGACCGACGTGATGAACGCGGCCTTCGAGCACCTGATCGCGCCCGTCTATCACTACGAGGGAACCGTCGCGCGACTGATGGGCGACGCGATCCTCGCGTTCTTCGGTGCGCCCACCGCTCACGAGGACGACCCCCAACGGGCGGTGATGGCCGGACTCGAGATCGTCGCCTCGACCCGCCCCTTTCGCGAGCGGGTCGCCGCCGAGCGCGGATTCGACCTCGACGTGCGCGTCGGTATCAACACCGGTCCGGTCGTGGTCGGCGACGTCGGCTCCGAGCTCCGCCAGGAGTACTCGGCGATGGGCGACGCCGTGAACGTCGCGGCACGGATGGAGCAGACGGCGGACCCCGGAACGGTGCGGATCGCCGAGGACACCTATCGCCTCGTCGCCGATCTGTTCGACGTCGAGCCGCTCGGCGAGGTCGAGCTGAAGGGCAAGCGACAACCGGTGCGCTCGTACCGCGTGCTCCGGCGACGCGCCGGTGCATGGAAGACCCGCGCGACGAGATCGCTACGCGCCCCGCTCGTCGGGCGCGACCACGAGATGGCGGTGGTGCGCTCCGCGATCGACGAGGCGCGGCGCGCCGGCCAGGGCCGCGTCGTCCTGTTGGTCGGCGAGCCGGGCATCGGCAAGAGCCGCATCGTCGAGGAGGCGAACGCGATCTGGTCTGCGCGCCATCCGGGCGACGACCGCCGATGGGACCTGTGGCAGTGCGTTCCGTTCGACGCGATGCAGCCGTACGCGCAGTACCGGCGGATCTTCCGGGAACGCGCCGGCATCCTCGACGCCGATCCACCGGACGCCGTTCGGACGAAGATCGACAGTTTCCTCAGCACCGCGCCGGAGAGATGGCGCGAGCGGAACGGGCGAGTCGCGCGCGCGCTCCTCGGCGTCGAGCGTGACGATGAAACCCGGCTGGAGGGCGAGGAGTTCAAGCGCGAGGCGACGGAGGTGCTGGTCGGCTCGAGCCGTGCGCGAACCGGTCCCCGGTTCATCGTGTTCGAGGACCTCCACTGGTGTGACCACGCGTCGCTCGAGCTCGCCCGCGAGACCACCCACATCGTCGAGGATCTCCCCTGCGTTCTCCTCGTTACGTTCCGACCCGATCGCGAGGCGCCGTCGTGGGCGTTCAAGGAGTGGGTGGAGACCGCGCTGCCGGAGCGGACGACGCTGCTCGAGTTCGAGCCGCTCACCCAAGAGCAAAGCGGTGAGCTCGTCGACAGCCTTCTTCCCGTGGCCGCCTTCCCCGACGTCGTCCGGCGCCGGATCCTCGACAAGACCGAGGGGAATCCTCTGTTCGTCGAGGAGGTGGCGCGCTCGCTACTCGACCGAGGCGCCATCGCCGACGGGTCGTGGGCGCTCGCGGACGTCGCGGCTGAATTCGCGATCCCCGACTCGGTGCAGAGCCTCATCACCGTCGGTCTGGACCGGTTGCCTGAGGGCGCGCGCCGAACGCTGCAGACAGCCGCGGTGATCGGTCGAACGTTCGACGTCGACGTGCTGGGCGCCGTCGCCGATGCGGACGGCGAACTCCCCGGCCACCTCCGCGAGCTCGAACGGCGCGACCTCATCCGCGCGACGGCCGACGCTCCTCGGCGTGAATACATGTTCCGCCACGCGCTCACGCACGAGGCGGCGTACGGGTCGCTGCTGCTGAAGAATCGTCGCGCCGTGCATCGCCGTGTGGCCGAGGCGCTCGAAGCGGCCAACCCCGAACGCGTCGACGAGGTCGCGCCGCTCCTCGCACACCACTTCGCTGAGGCGGGAGACGACGACGCGACGCTGCGCTATGCGGAGATCGCCGCGGACGCCGCGGCCCGTCTGTACGCGAACGACGATGCGGAGCGCCACTACCGCGTCGCGATCGATGCCGCGAAGCGGTCCGACGCCGGCACGTCGTTGCTGACGAGCCTGTTCGGACGCCGCGGCGGGACGCTCGAGCTCGCCGGGCGCTACGACGACGCGATCGAGAACTACGAGGAGATGCGCGAGATCGGACGCGCCGCCGGCGATGAGGCCATGGTGCTGGCGGCGAACGGCTCCTTCGCCCTGTTGTACTCGACGGTCACGCCGAAATTCGACCCCGAGCGCGGGCTGCACATGTCCGAGGAGAACGTCGCCGTGGCGCGACGGCTCGGCGACCGCGTGGCCGAGGCTCGCTCCCTGTGGAACATCCTCGTCGCCAGCATCTACGGTCGGGGCGATCCCGCGCGCGCCGTTGAGGCAGGCGAGGCATCGCTGGCGATCGCCCGCGAGCTCGACGTTCGAGACCAGATCGCGTTCACGCTGAACGACCTCTCACGCGCCTACCTGTCCGTCGATGACTTCCCCTCCGCGGCGGCGCGTCTGGCGGAGGCGCGCAAGCTGTTCGAGGAGCTGGGGAACCGCGTCATGCTCTGCGAGAACGTCTCGCTGGCGAGCTCGACGCTCATGCTGCAAGGTCACCTCGATCTCGCGCTCGAACAGGCGGACGCAGCCCTCACAATCGCGGAAGAGGTCGGCAACGACTGGGGACGATCGTTCTCGCGCATCGTGCGGTACCGCGCGTTGCTCGACCGCGGAGACCTCGGTCCGGCGATCGGAGAGATGGAGCGATCGATCGAGGCGGGGGAGCGCGGCGGCTTCGGCTACGCGGCGATCGGCCCACCGTCAGAGCTCGCCATGGTGCTCGCCTACCTCGGCCACGCGGAGCGAGGGCTCGAACTGGCCGACCGGGCGTTGGAGATCTCGCGCGAGCGCCTACCGGGCGCGACCGTGATCCCAGAGATCGCCCGGGCCCACGTGCTCCTCGCGCTCGGGCGCCGCGCCGAAGCGGCCGAGGCGATCGGCAAGGAGGCCGAGTTCACGGTGGAGCCCGACCGGACGATCGTCACGGCGGCGGGCACGCTCGTCCGCTCACGGCTCGCCCTCGCGAGCGGCGACGTTGCCGACGCCGAACGTCGTGCGACGTGGCTTCTCGATCACCTCCATCGACGCGGCGTCGAGGTCTTCGTCGCGGACGCGCTATTGCAACTCGCGCGCGCGCAGCTCGCCGCCGGCGCTCGCGATGCTGCTGGACGAACGCTGGGCGAAGCACGCGAGCGAGCCGAACGACTCGGCGAGCGCCGCGCGCTGTGGGAGATCCTCGCGTTGACGGCCGACCTGCGGGATGGCGACGGGGAGACCGACGCCGCCTCCGAGGTTCGCAGCTCGGCGCTCGCCATCGTCGAGGAGATCGCGGCGGGGGTCGGTCCGGAGCTGCGGTCGTCGTTCCTAGCGCGGGCCGACGTCGTCGCGCTTCGCGCGACGACGCCCGTGTCGTGA